One Sagittula stellata E-37 genomic window carries:
- a CDS encoding acyl--CoA ligase, with product MTTIDALLAIHPGEAPAIGGPGRDWLDYDGLRALTGRVRADLRAAGVGPSDRVAIVLPNGAAMATTFVTVAQAACTAPLNPAYREDEFAFYLDDLKAKAIILEAGYDGPALAAARRFGLTVLRLAEDASVAGVFSLTAEGAVTPVEGDLPGAEDVALILHTSGTTSRPKIVPLLQSNVAASAQHIAASLSLEPGDRCLNVMPLFHIHGLVAAVSASLAAGASIFCTGGFNALNFFAMMQEARPTWYTAVPTMHQAILSRAGRNADVIAEVPLRFLRSSSASLPAQVMAALGETFGAPVVEAYGMTEAAHQMCCNPLSRQKPGAVGVAAGPRVAIADEAEDRLTEGTGEVVISGPNVTPGYEGNPEANAKAFFEADGKRWFRTGDQGAFDADGYLFLTGRLKEIINRGGEKVSPLEVDGVLMDHPAVAQCVAFACPHPKLGEEVAAAVVLREGMSADEAEIRAFARERMAAFKVPARVVILDEIPKGATGKMQRIGMAEKLGLVS from the coding sequence ATGACGACCATCGACGCGCTGTTGGCGATACATCCGGGCGAGGCGCCCGCGATCGGCGGGCCGGGCCGGGACTGGCTGGATTACGACGGCCTCAGGGCACTGACCGGGCGGGTGCGCGCGGATCTGCGCGCCGCCGGTGTCGGGCCGTCCGACCGGGTGGCCATCGTGCTGCCGAACGGGGCGGCCATGGCCACGACCTTTGTCACCGTGGCGCAGGCGGCCTGTACCGCGCCGCTGAACCCGGCCTACCGCGAGGACGAGTTCGCCTTCTATCTCGATGACCTGAAGGCGAAGGCGATCATCCTCGAGGCGGGCTATGACGGCCCGGCGCTGGCGGCGGCGCGGCGCTTTGGCCTGACGGTGCTGCGGCTGGCGGAGGACGCTTCGGTCGCCGGGGTCTTCTCGCTGACGGCGGAGGGGGCGGTGACGCCCGTGGAGGGCGATCTGCCCGGCGCGGAGGACGTGGCGCTGATCCTGCACACGTCGGGCACCACCTCGCGCCCGAAGATCGTGCCGCTCCTGCAGTCGAACGTGGCGGCCTCGGCGCAGCATATCGCGGCGTCCCTGTCGCTGGAGCCGGGCGACCGCTGCCTGAACGTGATGCCGCTGTTCCACATCCACGGGCTGGTGGCGGCGGTGTCTGCCTCGCTTGCGGCGGGGGCGTCGATCTTCTGCACCGGCGGTTTCAACGCGCTGAACTTCTTCGCGATGATGCAGGAGGCGCGGCCGACGTGGTACACGGCGGTGCCGACCATGCACCAGGCGATCCTGTCGCGCGCCGGGCGCAACGCGGATGTCATCGCGGAGGTGCCGCTGCGCTTCCTGCGGTCGTCCTCGGCCTCGCTTCCGGCGCAGGTCATGGCGGCGCTGGGAGAGACCTTCGGCGCGCCGGTGGTGGAGGCCTACGGCATGACGGAGGCGGCGCACCAGATGTGCTGCAACCCGCTGTCGCGGCAGAAACCGGGCGCTGTCGGCGTGGCGGCGGGTCCTCGGGTGGCCATCGCCGACGAGGCGGAGGACCGGCTGACCGAAGGCACGGGCGAGGTCGTGATCTCCGGCCCGAACGTGACCCCGGGCTACGAAGGCAACCCGGAGGCCAATGCGAAGGCGTTCTTCGAGGCGGACGGCAAGCGCTGGTTCCGCACCGGCGACCAGGGGGCGTTCGACGCCGACGGCTACCTGTTCCTGACCGGACGCCTGAAGGAGATCATCAACCGTGGCGGCGAGAAGGTGTCGCCGCTGGAGGTCGACGGCGTGCTGATGGATCATCCGGCCGTGGCGCAATGCGTGGCCTTCGCCTGCCCGCACCCCAAGCTGGGCGAGGAGGTGGCGGCGGCGGTGGTCCTGCGCGAGGGCATGTCGGCGGACGAGGCGGAGATCCGCGCCTTTGCCAGGGAACGGATGGCGGCCTTCAAGGTGCCGGCGCGGGTGGTGATCCTCGACGAGATCCCCAAGGGCGCGACGGGCAAGATGCAGCGCATCGGCATGGCGGAGAAGCTGGGGCTGGTGTCCTGA
- the bhcD gene encoding iminosuccinate reductase BhcD — translation MKDTPQQGDGVLIVGEEACRALVGRAEAFAAVEAVFAAMASGEARNFPVVREAIGHADALYGFKSGFDRAGMALGVKAGGYWPGNAGRGLTNHQSTVCLFDPDTGRLSALVGGNYLTAVRTAASSAVSIAHLARRDAKVLGMVGAGHQSAFQLRAAAEQRAFEKVVAWNPHPEMLPQLAEVAASLGLPFEAVTPEELGAQADVVITITSAFEPLLMRDWIRPGTHVACMGTDTKGKMEVDAALLAAATVFTDEVAQSVSLGEAQHAVAGGLLSEGDITPIGAVINGTHPGRTSDDEITLFDGTGVGLQDLAVASVAARLAEAQGVAARVVL, via the coding sequence ATGAAGGATACGCCGCAGCAGGGCGACGGGGTGCTTATCGTCGGAGAGGAGGCCTGCAGGGCGCTTGTGGGCCGGGCGGAGGCGTTCGCGGCGGTCGAGGCGGTGTTTGCCGCCATGGCCTCGGGCGAGGCGCGGAACTTTCCTGTGGTGCGGGAGGCCATCGGCCATGCCGACGCGCTCTACGGTTTCAAGTCGGGCTTCGACCGGGCGGGCATGGCGCTGGGCGTCAAGGCCGGGGGGTACTGGCCGGGCAACGCGGGCCGGGGGCTGACCAACCACCAGTCGACGGTCTGCCTGTTCGATCCCGACACCGGGCGGCTGTCCGCGCTGGTCGGCGGCAACTACCTGACGGCGGTGCGCACGGCGGCCTCTTCGGCGGTGTCCATCGCGCATCTGGCGCGGCGGGACGCGAAGGTGCTGGGCATGGTGGGCGCCGGGCACCAGTCGGCCTTTCAGCTGCGCGCGGCGGCGGAACAGCGCGCCTTCGAGAAGGTCGTGGCCTGGAACCCGCATCCCGAGATGCTGCCGCAACTGGCGGAGGTGGCCGCAAGCCTCGGGCTGCCGTTCGAGGCGGTGACGCCGGAGGAACTGGGGGCGCAGGCGGATGTCGTCATCACCATCACCTCGGCCTTCGAGCCGCTGCTGATGCGGGACTGGATCCGGCCCGGCACGCATGTCGCCTGCATGGGCACCGATACGAAGGGCAAGATGGAGGTGGATGCGGCGCTTCTGGCGGCGGCGACGGTCTTTACCGACGAGGTGGCGCAGTCGGTCAGCCTTGGCGAGGCGCAGCATGCGGTGGCCGGGGGGCTGTTGTCGGAGGGGGACATCACGCCGATCGGCGCGGTCATCAACGGCACGCATCCGGGGCGGACCTCGGACGACGAGATCACGCTGTTCGACGGGACGGGCGTGGGCCTGCAGGATCTTGCGGTGGCCTCCGTCGCGGCGCGGCTGGCGGAGGCGCAGGGCGTGGCGGCGCGGGTCGTGCTGTGA
- the bhcC gene encoding 3-hydroxy-D-aspartate aldolase BhcC gives MKDMKTFDDYEVGYDIPALPGMDEAQVQTPCLVLDLDALERNVRKMGDYAAAHGMRHRVHGKMHKSVDVALLQIEMGGACGVCCQKVSEAEVFARGGIRDVMVSNQVRDPLKIDRMAQIPKLGARVLCCVDDLANVEDLSAAARRHGTEIECLVEIDCGAGRCGVTTTPEVVEIAQAIAGSKGLTFAGLQAYQGAMQHLDAYDDRKAKIDVAVAMVKDAVAGLAAVGLECDIVGGGGTGSYYFETTSGVYNELQCGSYAFMDADYGRILDAEGRRIDAGEWENALFILTSVMSHAKADKAIVDAGLKAQSVDSGLPVVFGRDDVTYVKCSDEHGVVMDPGGALKVNDRLRLVPGHCDPTCNVHDWYVGLRKGKVETLWPVSARGKAF, from the coding sequence ATGAAGGACATGAAGACGTTCGACGACTACGAAGTGGGGTACGACATCCCGGCGCTTCCGGGAATGGACGAGGCGCAGGTGCAGACGCCGTGCCTTGTGCTCGACCTCGACGCGCTGGAGCGCAACGTGCGGAAGATGGGCGACTACGCGGCGGCGCACGGGATGCGGCACCGTGTGCATGGCAAAATGCACAAGTCGGTGGACGTGGCGCTCTTGCAGATCGAGATGGGCGGCGCCTGCGGGGTCTGTTGCCAGAAGGTCAGCGAGGCGGAGGTCTTTGCCCGCGGCGGCATCCGGGACGTGATGGTGTCGAACCAGGTGCGCGACCCGCTGAAGATCGACCGCATGGCGCAGATCCCGAAACTGGGTGCGCGGGTGCTGTGCTGCGTCGACGACCTTGCGAACGTCGAGGACCTCTCGGCGGCGGCGCGGCGGCACGGGACGGAGATCGAATGCCTGGTGGAGATCGACTGCGGCGCCGGGCGCTGCGGCGTGACGACCACGCCCGAGGTTGTGGAGATCGCGCAGGCGATTGCCGGGTCGAAGGGGCTGACGTTCGCGGGGCTGCAGGCCTACCAGGGCGCGATGCAGCATCTCGACGCCTATGACGACCGGAAGGCGAAGATCGACGTGGCGGTGGCCATGGTGAAGGACGCGGTGGCGGGCCTCGCCGCCGTGGGGCTGGAGTGCGACATCGTCGGCGGCGGCGGCACCGGGTCCTATTACTTCGAGACGACCTCGGGCGTGTACAACGAGCTGCAGTGCGGGTCGTATGCCTTCATGGATGCGGACTACGGGCGCATCCTCGACGCCGAGGGCCGGCGGATCGACGCGGGCGAGTGGGAGAACGCGCTGTTCATCCTGACCTCCGTCATGAGCCATGCGAAGGCGGACAAGGCCATCGTCGACGCCGGTCTGAAGGCGCAATCGGTGGACAGCGGTCTGCCGGTGGTCTTCGGGCGCGACGACGTGACGTATGTGAAGTGTTCGGACGAGCATGGCGTGGTGATGGACCCGGGCGGCGCGCTGAAGGTGAACGACCGGCTGCGGCTGGTGCCCGGGCACTGCGATCCGACCTGCAACGTGCACGACTGGTACGTCGGCCTGCGCAAGGGCAAGGTCGAGACCCTCTGGCCGGTGTCGGCGCGCGGCAAGGCGTTCTGA
- a CDS encoding 2-dehydropantoate 2-reductase, which translates to MRICIFGAGAIGGYMGAKLAQAGAEVSLVARGPHLSAMQADGLRLIEEGAETAVPVRAASDPAELGEQDYVIVTLKAHSVPGVVDAMAPLIGKETCVVSGVNGVPWWYFHKHGGELEGTRLETVDPGGRQWDGFGPDRVLGCVVYPAAEVIRPGVVRHVEGNRFSLGEPDGSKSERAVALSKTLSAAGLKAPVRPRLRDEIWVKLWGNLSFNPISALTHATLDVLCTDPGTRAVAKAMMLEAQEIAERLGVKFPIDVERRIDGGAAVGAHRTSMLQDLDAGRPMEIDALVASVQELGRLTGVATPAIDTVLALVALRGRVAGLY; encoded by the coding sequence ATGCGGATATGTATCTTTGGCGCGGGCGCCATCGGCGGCTACATGGGGGCGAAACTGGCGCAGGCCGGGGCGGAGGTGTCGCTGGTGGCGCGCGGCCCGCATCTGTCCGCGATGCAGGCGGATGGGCTGCGGCTGATCGAGGAGGGGGCGGAGACGGCGGTGCCGGTGCGTGCCGCCTCGGATCCGGCGGAGCTGGGCGAACAGGATTACGTCATCGTCACGCTGAAGGCGCATTCGGTGCCGGGCGTGGTGGACGCGATGGCGCCGCTGATCGGCAAGGAGACCTGCGTGGTATCGGGCGTGAACGGCGTGCCTTGGTGGTATTTCCACAAGCACGGCGGGGAACTGGAAGGCACGCGGCTGGAAACGGTCGATCCCGGTGGTCGGCAGTGGGACGGCTTTGGCCCCGACCGGGTGCTGGGCTGCGTGGTCTACCCGGCGGCGGAGGTGATCCGGCCGGGCGTGGTGCGGCACGTGGAGGGCAACCGGTTCTCGCTGGGGGAACCGGACGGCAGCAAATCGGAGCGGGCGGTTGCCTTGTCGAAGACGCTGAGCGCGGCGGGGCTGAAGGCGCCGGTGCGGCCGCGGCTCAGGGACGAGATCTGGGTGAAGCTCTGGGGCAACCTGTCGTTCAACCCGATCTCGGCCTTGACCCACGCGACGCTCGACGTGCTTTGTACCGATCCGGGCACGCGCGCGGTGGCGAAGGCGATGATGCTGGAAGCGCAGGAGATCGCCGAGCGGCTGGGGGTGAAGTTCCCCATCGATGTGGAGCGGCGGATCGACGGCGGCGCCGCGGTGGGCGCGCACCGGACCTCCATGCTGCAGGACCTCGATGCCGGGCGGCCGATGGAGATCGACGCGCTGGTGGCCTCGGTCCAGGAGCTGGGGCGGCTGACGGGGGTGGCGACGCCCGCCATCGACACGGTGCTGGCGCTGGTGGCGCTGCGCGGACGGGTGGCGGGCCTGTACTGA
- a CDS encoding DUF2126 domain-containing protein yields the protein MAITASIRHLTHYKYDRPVTLSPQIVRLRPAPHSRTRVISHTLKVGPEGHFVNHQQDIYGNWMARFVFPEPVTEFSIEVDLVADMTVYNPFDFFLEEGAREWPFDYPAEIAGDLAQYRKAEELTPKVRAWVDSVPREKTGTVDFLVALNARLEQEIDYLIRMEPGVQTPEETLEKGSGSCRDTSWLLINILRQLGFATRFVSGYLIQLKPDLEALDGPSGTDHDFTDLHAWCEVYLPGAGWIGLDPTSGLMTGESHIPLAATPHYSNAAPIVGGFTGDPDTQTTFNFEMEVHRIAEHPRITKPFSEESWQALDKLGREVDAVMAEQDMRLTMGGEPTFVSIDDFESAEWNTAAVGPTKRMRADLLIRRLRQRFAPGGFLHYGQGKWYPGETLPRWTFSLFWRRDGQPIWKNPDLVAPETQTGATNADSGRFMETFAETLGIEPEFVRPAYEDPAEWVLKEAGLPINVTPEDPKLKDPEARARIARVFNRGLTEPAGHVLPIQRWQGKASKSSWVSEHWKTRRGHLYLIPGDSPVGFRLPLGTLPHIPASDYPYTYSADPSVPVAALPNFHAELERRRKAILEELERIAAEEAEVLPDVTQERSQPVSGIKPEEGGRQARQNPMSMDGVDPSLGYVRTAIAIEPRDGRLCLFMPPVGTLEDYLELLAAAETTAAELGMPIHIEGYAPPSDSRLNVIRVAPDPGVIEVNIHPAQTWQDCVDITTGVYEEARQSRLGADKFMIDGKHVGTGGGNHVVVGGATTEDSPFLRRPDLLRSLILYWQRHPALSYLFSGLFIGPTSQAPRIDEARHDTLYELEIALAQIPDPGEDYPQPQPWLVDRLLRNILIDVTGNTHRAELCIDKMFSPDGPTGRLGLLEFRGFEMPPDPRMSLAQQVLIRAILARLWKSPIKGKPVRWGTQLHDRFMLPHFVWADFLDVLGDLRDNGFDLRPEWFEAQKEFRFPYAGDVTYEGVNLEVRQALEPWHVLGERGAIGGTVRYTDSSVERMQVQLTTLNPDRYTVTCNRRAVPLTATGTSGVKVGGVRFKAWQPAEALHPVLPVDAPLVFDVFDTWSGRSIGGCTYHVAHPGGRNYDTFPVNTNEADARRLARFEKFGHTAGTFWPASEVPHPEFPMTLDLRRSPGV from the coding sequence ATGGCGATCACTGCAAGCATCCGGCACCTGACCCACTACAAGTACGACCGGCCGGTGACGTTGTCGCCGCAGATCGTGCGTCTGAGGCCGGCGCCGCACAGCCGGACCCGTGTGATCTCGCACACTTTGAAGGTCGGGCCGGAGGGGCATTTCGTCAATCACCAGCAGGACATCTACGGCAACTGGATGGCCCGCTTCGTCTTTCCGGAGCCGGTGACAGAGTTCTCAATCGAGGTGGATCTCGTCGCCGACATGACGGTCTACAACCCCTTCGACTTCTTCCTGGAGGAGGGCGCGCGGGAGTGGCCGTTCGACTACCCGGCAGAGATCGCCGGGGATCTTGCGCAGTACCGCAAGGCGGAAGAACTGACGCCGAAGGTCAGGGCTTGGGTCGACAGCGTCCCGCGCGAGAAGACCGGGACTGTGGATTTCCTCGTGGCGCTGAACGCGCGCCTCGAGCAGGAGATCGATTACCTGATCCGCATGGAGCCGGGCGTCCAGACGCCGGAGGAGACGCTGGAGAAGGGATCGGGCTCGTGTCGCGACACATCGTGGCTGCTGATCAACATCCTGCGGCAACTGGGCTTTGCCACGCGGTTCGTCTCGGGCTACCTGATCCAGCTGAAGCCGGACCTGGAGGCGCTCGACGGCCCCTCGGGCACGGATCACGACTTTACCGACCTGCATGCCTGGTGCGAGGTCTACCTGCCCGGCGCGGGCTGGATCGGGCTTGACCCGACGAGCGGCCTGATGACCGGCGAGAGCCACATCCCGCTGGCCGCGACGCCGCATTATTCCAACGCGGCCCCCATCGTCGGCGGCTTCACCGGCGATCCGGACACGCAGACCACCTTCAACTTCGAGATGGAGGTGCATCGCATCGCGGAGCATCCGCGCATCACCAAGCCGTTCAGCGAGGAAAGCTGGCAGGCGCTCGACAAGCTCGGGCGCGAGGTGGACGCGGTGATGGCAGAGCAGGACATGCGCCTGACCATGGGCGGCGAGCCGACCTTCGTCAGCATCGACGATTTTGAGAGCGCGGAGTGGAACACCGCCGCCGTGGGCCCGACAAAACGTATGCGCGCCGATCTGCTGATCCGCCGCCTGCGGCAGCGTTTCGCGCCGGGCGGCTTCCTGCACTATGGACAAGGCAAGTGGTATCCGGGCGAGACCCTGCCGCGCTGGACCTTCAGCCTGTTCTGGCGCCGCGACGGGCAGCCGATCTGGAAGAACCCCGACCTTGTCGCGCCCGAGACGCAGACCGGTGCCACCAACGCCGATTCCGGGCGGTTCATGGAGACCTTCGCGGAGACGCTTGGGATCGAGCCCGAGTTCGTCCGTCCCGCCTACGAGGACCCCGCCGAGTGGGTGCTGAAGGAGGCAGGGCTGCCGATCAACGTCACGCCGGAGGATCCGAAGCTGAAGGACCCCGAGGCGCGCGCCCGCATCGCGCGGGTCTTCAACCGGGGCCTGACGGAGCCTGCCGGTCACGTGCTGCCGATCCAGCGCTGGCAGGGGAAGGCGTCGAAGTCGAGTTGGGTCAGCGAGCACTGGAAGACGCGGCGCGGGCATCTCTACCTGATCCCCGGCGACAGCCCCGTGGGGTTCCGCCTGCCGCTGGGCACGCTGCCCCACATCCCGGCCTCGGACTATCCCTACACCTACAGCGCCGATCCGAGCGTGCCGGTCGCCGCGCTGCCCAACTTCCACGCGGAGCTGGAGCGTCGCCGCAAGGCGATCCTGGAAGAGCTGGAGCGTATCGCCGCCGAGGAGGCGGAGGTGCTGCCCGACGTCACGCAGGAGCGCAGCCAGCCGGTATCGGGAATCAAGCCCGAGGAGGGCGGGCGGCAGGCGCGGCAGAACCCGATGAGCATGGACGGCGTCGACCCGTCGCTGGGATACGTCCGCACCGCCATCGCCATCGAGCCGCGCGACGGGCGTTTGTGCCTGTTCATGCCGCCGGTGGGCACGCTGGAGGATTACCTCGAACTGCTGGCCGCCGCCGAGACGACCGCCGCCGAGCTGGGGATGCCGATCCACATCGAGGGCTACGCCCCGCCGTCCGACAGCCGGTTGAACGTGATCCGGGTGGCGCCCGATCCGGGCGTGATCGAGGTGAACATCCACCCCGCGCAGACCTGGCAGGACTGCGTCGACATCACCACAGGCGTCTACGAGGAGGCGCGGCAGTCGCGGCTGGGCGCCGACAAGTTCATGATCGACGGCAAGCACGTGGGCACCGGCGGCGGCAACCACGTGGTTGTCGGCGGCGCCACGACCGAGGATTCCCCCTTCCTGCGGCGTCCGGACCTGCTGCGGTCGCTGATCCTCTATTGGCAGCGGCACCCGGCGCTGTCCTATCTGTTCTCGGGGCTGTTCATCGGTCCGACCAGCCAGGCGCCGCGGATCGACGAGGCGCGGCACGATACGCTCTATGAGCTTGAGATCGCGCTGGCGCAGATCCCCGATCCGGGGGAGGATTACCCGCAGCCGCAACCGTGGCTGGTCGACCGGCTGTTGCGCAACATACTGATCGACGTGACCGGCAACACCCACCGGGCGGAGCTGTGCATCGACAAGATGTTCTCGCCCGATGGCCCGACGGGGCGGCTGGGTCTGTTGGAATTCCGCGGCTTCGAGATGCCGCCCGACCCGCGCATGAGTCTGGCGCAGCAGGTGCTGATCCGGGCGATCCTCGCGCGGTTGTGGAAGAGCCCGATCAAGGGAAAGCCGGTGCGCTGGGGCACGCAGCTTCACGACCGGTTCATGCTGCCGCATTTCGTCTGGGCCGATTTCCTCGACGTGCTGGGCGACCTGCGCGACAACGGCTTCGACCTGCGACCGGAGTGGTTCGAGGCGCAGAAGGAGTTCCGTTTCCCCTATGCGGGCGACGTGACCTACGAGGGCGTGAACCTGGAGGTCCGGCAAGCGCTGGAGCCCTGGCACGTGCTGGGCGAGCGCGGCGCCATCGGCGGGACGGTGCGCTATACCGACAGTTCGGTGGAGCGGATGCAGGTGCAGCTCACGACCCTGAACCCTGACCGCTACACGGTGACCTGCAACCGCCGCGCGGTGCCTCTGACCGCGACGGGGACGAGCGGCGTGAAGGTCGGTGGCGTGCGCTTCAAGGCGTGGCAGCCGGCGGAGGCGCTGCACCCGGTGCTGCCGGTGGACGCGCCGCTGGTCTTCGACGTCTTCGACACCTGGTCGGGGCGGTCCATCGGTGGCTGCACCTATCACGTGGCGCATCCGGGCGGGCGCAACTACGACACCTTCCCGGTCAACACCAACGAGGCCGATGCCCGCCGGCTGGCACGGTTCGAGAAGTTTGGCCACACGGCCGGCACCTTCTGGCCGGCAAGCGAGGTCCCGCACCCGGAATTCCCGATGACGCTGGACCTGCGCCGCTCGCCGGGCGTGTGA
- the bhcB gene encoding beta-hydroxyaspartate dehydratase BhcB — MLDAMTDASALTIGDVRDAHDRIRPHVRRTPVLRSDYLDALTGAALHFKCENLQEAGAFKVRGATNAVFGLDDALAEKGVCTHSSGNHALSLAWAAGRRGIPCNVVMPRTAPEAKKDAVRRYGGTITECDPSTSSREAVFAEVQAATGGAFVHPYNDPRVICGQATCALEMLEQVEGLEAVVAPIGGGGMISGTCLTLSNLAPEIAVFAAEPLNADDAARSLQAGRIIADDAPETVADGLKVPLKENTWHFVSRFVTDIPTATEEEIVDAMKLAWKHLRVVMEPSSAVALAVVLKHRARFAGKRVGVIVTGGNVDLDRLPWMAG; from the coding sequence ATGCTGGACGCGATGACGGACGCCTCGGCCCTGACGATCGGCGACGTGCGCGATGCACACGACAGGATCAGACCGCATGTGCGCCGCACGCCGGTGCTGCGGTCGGATTACCTGGACGCGCTGACCGGCGCGGCGTTGCACTTCAAATGCGAGAACCTGCAGGAGGCCGGGGCCTTCAAGGTGCGGGGCGCGACCAACGCGGTCTTCGGGCTGGACGACGCGCTGGCCGAAAAGGGCGTCTGCACGCATTCCTCGGGCAACCACGCGCTGTCGCTGGCCTGGGCGGCGGGGCGGCGGGGCATCCCCTGCAACGTGGTCATGCCGCGCACGGCGCCGGAGGCCAAGAAGGACGCGGTGCGGCGCTACGGCGGCACGATCACCGAATGCGACCCCTCGACCTCGTCGCGGGAGGCGGTCTTTGCCGAGGTGCAGGCGGCCACGGGCGGTGCGTTCGTCCACCCCTACAACGACCCGCGGGTGATCTGCGGTCAGGCGACCTGTGCGCTGGAGATGTTGGAGCAGGTTGAGGGGCTGGAGGCCGTGGTGGCGCCCATCGGCGGCGGCGGCATGATCTCGGGCACCTGCCTGACGCTGTCGAACCTGGCGCCGGAGATTGCGGTCTTCGCTGCCGAGCCGCTGAATGCCGACGATGCGGCGCGGTCGCTGCAGGCGGGACGGATCATCGCGGACGACGCGCCGGAGACGGTGGCGGACGGGCTGAAGGTGCCGCTCAAGGAAAACACATGGCATTTCGTGTCGCGCTTCGTGACCGACATTCCGACCGCGACGGAAGAGGAAATCGTGGACGCGATGAAGCTGGCGTGGAAGCATCTGCGGGTGGTGATGGAGCCGTCCTCGGCGGTGGCGCTGGCGGTGGTGCTGAAGCACCGCGCACGGTTCGCGGGCAAGCGTGTGGGCGTGATCGTGACCGGCGGCAACGTCGACCTCGACCGCCTGCCGTGGATGGCGGGATGA
- a CDS encoding 2-hydroxyacid dehydrogenase, with amino-acid sequence MSRPKVLLSRRWPEAVETALAARYDVTFNTDDRPLDTAAFREAMMTHDAILPTVTDALGPAVFDGIEAPRCRVLANYGVGFSHIDTEAAGRLGIVVTNTPDVLSDCTADIAMTLLLMAARRAGEGEREVRAGHWSGWRPTHLLGTKVTGKTLGIVGFGRIGQEMARRAHHGFGMRILVQNRSAVAPGTLAACGARQVDSLEALMPECDFVSLHCPGGAANRHLLNAARLALAKPRAILINTARGEVVDEAALVGAIHAGQLGGAGLDVFDGEPEVSPELLDCPDIVVLPHLGSATRETREAMGFRALENLAAALDGHTPPDRVA; translated from the coding sequence ATGTCGCGACCGAAGGTTCTGTTAAGCCGCCGCTGGCCGGAGGCGGTGGAGACCGCACTGGCGGCGCGTTACGACGTGACGTTCAACACGGACGACAGGCCGCTCGACACGGCCGCCTTCCGCGAAGCGATGATGACCCATGACGCGATCCTGCCCACGGTGACCGACGCCTTGGGCCCTGCGGTCTTTGACGGGATCGAGGCGCCGCGCTGCAGGGTGCTGGCGAATTACGGCGTGGGCTTCTCCCATATCGACACGGAGGCGGCGGGGCGGCTCGGGATCGTGGTGACGAACACGCCTGACGTCCTGAGCGACTGCACGGCAGACATTGCCATGACGCTTCTGCTGATGGCTGCGCGCCGGGCGGGCGAGGGCGAACGCGAGGTCCGGGCCGGCCATTGGTCTGGCTGGCGGCCCACCCACCTTCTGGGCACGAAGGTGACCGGCAAGACGCTGGGCATCGTGGGATTCGGGCGGATTGGGCAGGAGATGGCGCGCCGGGCGCACCACGGCTTTGGCATGCGGATCCTGGTCCAGAACCGCTCCGCCGTGGCGCCCGGGACGCTGGCCGCCTGCGGGGCGCGGCAGGTCGACAGCCTCGAAGCACTGATGCCCGAATGCGACTTTGTCTCGCTCCACTGCCCGGGTGGCGCCGCGAACCGGCACCTGTTGAACGCCGCGCGGCTCGCCCTGGCGAAACCCCGGGCCATCCTCATCAACACCGCGCGCGGCGAGGTGGTCGACGAGGCGGCCCTTGTCGGCGCCATCCACGCCGGACAACTCGGCGGCGCCGGGCTCGACGTGTTCGACGGCGAACCGGAGGTCAGTCCTGAACTCCTCGACTGCCCGGACATCGTCGTCCTGCCCCACCTCGGCAGTGCCACGCGGGAAACGCGGGAAGCCATGGGCTTTCGCGCCCTGGAAAACCTTGCCGCAGCCCTGGACGGCCACACCCCGCCCGACCGGGTCGCCTGA